The DNA sequence CATCGTGGGGCTGGACCTGGGATGCATCGTCGACGGGTACTACGCCGACTGCGCCTTCACCATGGCCGTCGGCGAGATTCCCTCCTCTGTCCAGAATCTCCTCGACGTCACCCGCCAGAGCCTCGAGGCGGCGATCGAGACGTGCCGGCCCGGGCGGCGCCTCTCCGACGTGTCGCACGCCGTCCAGAAGCATGTGGAGGCGCACGGCTTCTCGGTGGTGCGCGCGTTCGTCGGCCACGGCATCGGTCGCGCGCTGCACGAGGAGCCCCAGGTGCCGAACTTCGGTGAGCCCGGTCGCGGGCCTGAGCTGCGCCCCGGCATGGTGCTGGCGATCGAGCCGATGGTGACGATGGGAAGCTGGGAGGTGCGCATCCTCGACGACGGCTGGACGGCCGTCACCAAGGACGGTAGCCTGGCCGCTCACTTTGAGCACACGGTGGCGGTCGGCGAGGACGGGCCCGAGGTGCTGACCCGCCGGCTTTCCTCGGAGAGGGCGGACGTCGCGGCCCCCTCCCAAGCCTCCCCCCCGACGGATGGCGGGGGCAAAGCCCGCGCGCGCACAGGCTCGGGGCGGCGACGCTGAGATGACGAAAGAGGACGCGATCGAGGTGGAGGGGACCGTCGTGGAGCCGCTCCCGAACGCGATGTTCCGGGTCGAGCTGGACAACGGGCACCGGGTGCTGGCCCACGTGAGCGGCAAGATGCGGATGAACTTCATCCGCATCCTCCCGGGCGATCGGGTGAAGGTCGAGCTGTCACCCTACGACCTGACGCGGGGCCGCATCACGTACCGGTTCAAGTAATGTGAGGGGGCCTCGACGGCCCCCTCCCAAACCTCCCCCAGGAGGGGTTGCGGCGGCGAGGCCGCCGCTCGGACCGCTGCTTAATTAATTAAGTGCAGAGCAAACTCGGTCCCGGGCGCGCCTTAGTCTCGGAAGCTCGGAAGACTCTCTCGGGCGTCCGTGGGTGGGCGTCGGACTCGGGATCTCACTGAGGCCTCGCCGACCACGCACTATGGTGCCTGGCGGCCGCTATTCCCCGGCGACCCTGCTCAACAACTTGTCAGTGCGGTGCCGGAACTTGTCACTTCCCGTACCGGTTTTCACTAGGCCCTTCGTCTCGGATGGGAGGGCGCCGGGGTTCCCCATCTCGAATCCCGCGGCATCGGGCGGCTCCCGCCCGCCGCCCGAACGTGGCATGACCCTTGCTCTACCCCGGTGGCTCCGCCGAGCCGGGAGGGCATCGACTGTGAAGCTCCGCCGTTGGGTGCTGGGATGGACGGCCTCAGCCGTCCTGCTCCTCGTCCTCGCGTGTCCGGCCGCCGTCCAGGCGGCGGTCACGGTTCCCAGCGCGCAGTTTCCGACGGTCCAGTCGGCGATCAACGCGGTCCTCGGCGGCGCGCTTCCCAACGGGACCGTCATCAACGTCAAAGCCGGAACGTACCGGGGGGCCCTGGCCGCCAACAACACGGCGAAATCGTTCACCGTGCGGGGCGCCGGGCGGACCCTGACCCGGCTCACCGCGGTCGGGCTCGGCCAGTCGATCCTCTCCATGACGAACGTGACCGGCAGCGTCCGCTTCGAGGCGCTCGCGCTGGTGGGCACCGGCGTCGCCGGGCCGCGGGGTGGCGGCTTCACGCTCGTCCGGGCCTCGCCGACCTTCGTTAACTGCATCATTGAAGGGAATGCGGCGCCCGACGGCGGCGGCGGCATCCTGTTCGCCTCGAATGCCCGTTTCGAGAGCTGCATCATCCGGAACAACCGGGCCTCGCGCTTCGCGGGCGGCGTGCTGATGGTGGCCGGCTCGCGCCCGACCTTCGTGCGGACCCGGATCGAGGGCAACCGCTCCGGCGTGGTCTCCAGCATCGGGAGCGGGGGGGGTGTCCACGCCAATGACAGCTCCCCGACCTTCATCGCCTCGTCCATCACCGGCAATCACTCCAAGTTCGCGGCCGGGGGCCTCTTCCTCATCGGGCAGTTCGGCTCGCCCCGGGGGACGGCGACGCTGGTGATGCAGGACTCGGTGGTGGCGAACAACACGACGAGTCGCTTCAGCCCGAGCAGCAATCCGGCCGAGGGCGGCGGCATCCACATCGAGAACAACGCGATCGCCCGGCTGACGCGGGTCGGGGTTCGAGGGAACGTGGCCAATACCGGCGGCGGGCTGAACAGCTTCCGGGGCCGCTACGAGGTCACGAGCTCGGTGATCGAGTCGAACCAGGCGCTCGACCCCCAGTCGGTGGGCGGGGCCGGTGGCGGCGGCCTCGTGATCGGCGCCATCGTCCTCACGGACTCGGTGGTCCGCAACAACGTCTCTCGGACCGCGGGCGGGCTGGCCGCGGCGGGGCAACCGTCCTGCGGCAGCGGCGGGCCGTGTGCCAGCCTGGTGATGTCGAACTCCCTGGTGGACGGCAACACGTCCACGCGATTGGGCGGCGGCGTCCACGTGGCCCGGGGAACGGGCACGATCCAGCGGAGCCAGGTGTTACGGAACCGCGTCAATGGAGCCGGCGCATTCGGCGGCGGCGTCTTCGTCGCGAATGCCAGCGTCTCGATCACTGACAGCACGATCGCCGACAACAGCACGAGCGCGCTCGGCGGCGGCGTCTTCGTGGACAAGTCGACCGTCAACATCACCCACTCGGTGATCTACCGGAACTCCGCGACCACGTTCGGCGGCGGCCTGTTCGTGAACGGCGGAAGCCCGGCCTCGACGGGGACGGTGAGCCAGAGCATCATCGCCGACAACACGAACTTCCAGATCCACGAGGCGGTCTGTGCGCCGGCGACCGCGCCGTTCCTGACGTACCTCGGCAACACGATCAGCAACCGGGGGGTCTCCGATCTGTACCGGACGACGTGCTTCCCGCCCCGGCCGATCACCACCATCGAGGCCTTCAACGCGCTGCCCCGGTCGGACGGGAACAACTCCAACCCGCCGGTCTTCTCGACGTTCACGGCCACCCCGGCCCTGAGCCCCAGCGTCCTGGCCTGGACCGTGGCCGGAGCCACCACCGTCACCATCTCGGGGGTGGGCCAGGTCAGCGCGCCGACCGGAAGTCACGACGTCTCGCCGCCCTG is a window from the Candidatus Methylomirabilota bacterium genome containing:
- the map gene encoding type I methionyl aminopeptidase, translated to MLDLKSPREIELMRRGGYVLADVMDRLRATVKAGMSTLEIDADVEAFITDRGAKPAFKGYRGFPATVCVSINEEVVHGIPSPHRRLKEGDIVGLDLGCIVDGYYADCAFTMAVGEIPSSVQNLLDVTRQSLEAAIETCRPGRRLSDVSHAVQKHVEAHGFSVVRAFVGHGIGRALHEEPQVPNFGEPGRGPELRPGMVLAIEPMVTMGSWEVRILDDGWTAVTKDGSLAAHFEHTVAVGEDGPEVLTRRLSSERADVAAPSQASPPTDGGGKARARTGSGRRR
- the infA gene encoding translation initiation factor IF-1, whose protein sequence is MTKEDAIEVEGTVVEPLPNAMFRVELDNGHRVLAHVSGKMRMNFIRILPGDRVKVELSPYDLTRGRITYRFK